In the genome of Serratia symbiotica (Periphyllus acericola), one region contains:
- the parE gene encoding DNA topoisomerase IV subunit B, producing the protein MTHTSYNADAIEVLSGLEPVRRRPGMYTDTTRPNHLGQEVIDNSVDEALANHAKHIEVILHVDQSLEVIDDGRGMPVDIHPEEGVPAIELILCRLHVGGKFSNKNYQFSGGLHGVGISVVNALSKRVEVNVKRNGNVYGIAFENGAKVQDLTVTSTCGKRNTGTSVHFWPDEQFFDSPRFSVSRLNHLLKAKAVLCPGVKIDFIDQVNNTEQRWCYQDGLTDYLLEAVNGLMTLPTAPFVGNYAGDTEAVDWALLWLPEVGELLTESYVNLIPTIQGGTHVNGLRQGLLDAMREFCEFRNILPRGVKLSAEDIWDRCAYVLSVKMQDPQFAGQTKERLSSRQCAAFVSCVVKDAFSLWLNQNVQAAEQLAELTIFSAQRRLRAAKKVVRKKLTSGPALPGKLADCTSQDLSMTELFLVEGDSAGGSAKQARDREYQAIMPLKGKILNTWEISSDEVLASQEVHDISVAIGIDPDNEDLSQLRYGKICILADADSDGLHIATLLCALFVRHFSSLVKGGHVYVAKPPLYRIDIGKEVFYVLDEKEKAGVLEQLKRKKGKPNVQRFKGLGEMNPLQLRETTLDPNTRRLVQLTVNADNVVQTLAVMDMLLAKKRSEDRRNWLQDKGDMAELSV; encoded by the coding sequence ATGACACACACCAGCTATAACGCTGATGCTATTGAAGTACTCAGCGGTCTAGAACCAGTACGCCGTCGTCCCGGTATGTATACCGACACAACGCGTCCCAATCACCTCGGCCAAGAAGTGATAGATAACAGCGTTGATGAAGCCTTGGCTAACCACGCTAAGCACATTGAGGTGATTCTGCACGTTGATCAGTCGCTGGAAGTGATTGATGACGGCCGTGGCATGCCGGTGGACATCCACCCCGAAGAGGGCGTACCAGCGATTGAGCTGATCCTGTGCCGCCTGCATGTCGGCGGCAAGTTCTCGAATAAAAACTACCAATTCTCCGGTGGCCTGCATGGAGTGGGGATCTCGGTGGTCAACGCCCTGTCTAAGCGGGTAGAAGTCAACGTTAAGCGTAATGGCAATGTCTACGGCATCGCCTTCGAAAACGGCGCCAAGGTGCAGGATCTGACGGTGACCAGTACATGCGGCAAACGCAATACCGGCACCAGCGTCCATTTCTGGCCCGACGAGCAGTTCTTCGATAGCCCGCGCTTTTCGGTTTCACGCTTGAACCACCTGCTTAAAGCCAAAGCAGTACTGTGCCCAGGCGTCAAAATCGACTTCATCGACCAGGTGAACAACACCGAGCAGCGCTGGTGTTACCAAGACGGCCTGACCGATTACCTGTTGGAAGCGGTCAACGGCCTGATGACCTTACCGACAGCGCCGTTTGTCGGTAACTACGCCGGTGATACAGAAGCCGTCGACTGGGCGCTGCTGTGGTTACCGGAAGTAGGCGAGCTACTGACCGAAAGCTATGTTAACCTGATCCCTACCATTCAGGGTGGTACCCATGTCAACGGGCTGCGTCAGGGGCTGCTGGACGCAATGCGCGAGTTCTGCGAATTTCGTAACATCTTGCCACGTGGCGTAAAGCTATCAGCGGAAGATATTTGGGATCGCTGCGCTTACGTGTTGTCGGTGAAAATGCAAGATCCGCAGTTCGCTGGGCAGACCAAGGAGCGGCTGTCGTCACGCCAGTGTGCGGCCTTTGTTTCCTGCGTGGTGAAAGACGCTTTTAGCCTGTGGCTGAACCAGAACGTTCAGGCGGCGGAACAATTGGCTGAACTGACGATCTTCAGTGCTCAGCGCCGTCTGCGTGCTGCCAAGAAGGTGGTGCGTAAGAAACTGACCAGTGGGCCAGCGCTACCGGGGAAACTGGCAGACTGCACTTCGCAGGATCTGAGCATGACCGAACTATTCTTAGTGGAGGGGGACTCTGCAGGTGGCTCTGCCAAGCAGGCGCGTGACCGTGAATATCAGGCGATCATGCCGTTGAAAGGCAAGATCCTCAACACCTGGGAAATTTCCTCCGACGAAGTGCTGGCCTCGCAAGAAGTACACGATATTTCCGTGGCGATCGGCATCGACCCGGACAACGAAGATCTCAGCCAATTGCGCTACGGTAAAATCTGTATCCTGGCGGATGCGGACTCGGACGGTTTACACATCGCCACGCTGCTGTGTGCATTGTTCGTCCGCCACTTTAGTTCGCTGGTGAAGGGTGGCCATGTGTATGTGGCGAAGCCACCGCTGTATCGTATCGATATCGGCAAAGAGGTGTTCTACGTCCTGGATGAAAAAGAGAAAGCTGGCGTGCTGGAACAACTTAAGCGTAAGAAGGGAAAACCGAACGTCCAGCGCTTTAAAGGGCTGGGTGAGATGAACCCACTCCAACTGCGAGAAACCACGTTAGATCCGAACACACGCCGTCTGGTGCAGTTGACGGTAAACGCCGACAATGTGGTTCAAACGCTGGCAGTGATGGACATGCTGCTCGCCAAGAAGCGTTCAGAAGATCGCCGTAATTGGTTGCAAGACAAAGGCGATATGGCCGAACTGTCGGTTTGA
- the parC gene encoding DNA topoisomerase IV subunit A, protein MSDLTHDGVERLPLHTFTENAYLNYSMYVIMDRALPYIGDGLKPVQRRIIYAMSELGLSNRAKFKKSARTVGDVLGKYHPHGDSACYEAMVLMAQPFSYRYPLVDSQGNWGAPDDPKSFAAMRYTESRLSKYAEVLLAELGQGTVDWVPNFDGTLQEPKILSARLPNILLNGTTGIAVGMATDIPPHNVHEVATAAVALIDKPGAFLDDLLVFVQGPDFPTEAEIITPRDEIRKIYQNGRGSVRMRAVWNKEDNNAVITALPHQVSGAKVLEQIANQMRAKKLPMVEDLRDESDHQNPTRLVVVPRSNRIYLDQVMNHLFATTDLERSYRVNMNMIGLDNRPQVKGLVEILTEWLTYRRDTVRRRLNYRLEKVLKRLHILEGLLVAFLNIDQVIHIIRSEDEPKPVLMQSFGISDTQAEAILELKLRHLAKLEEFKIRGEQDALAKERGQLQALLASERKLNTLLKKEIQADAQAYGDDRRSPIIERAEAKAMNEHDFVPSEPVTIVLSEMGWVRSAKGHDIEPGGLSYKAGDSFRSAARGKSNQPVVLIDSTGRSYALDPLTLPSARGQGEPLTGKLTLPPGATIEQVLMAPDDQKLLMASDAGYGFICTFNDLVACHRAGKVMITLPDDAKVLPPIEIHGENNMLLSITAAGRILMFPVTDLSQLSKGKGKKIVSIPATQAATGEDKLAWLLVLPPQTSITLHVGKRKLTLSPEDLQKFRAERGRKGTQLPRGLRRIDCIDVNAPQRAAIVGDQE, encoded by the coding sequence ATGAGTGATCTAACTCATGACGGTGTAGAGCGTTTACCGCTGCACACCTTCACTGAAAACGCCTATCTGAATTATTCCATGTACGTCATCATGGATCGAGCGTTGCCGTACATTGGCGATGGGTTGAAGCCAGTACAACGCCGCATTATTTACGCGATGTCCGAGCTGGGGCTGAGCAACAGAGCCAAATTCAAGAAATCGGCCCGTACCGTGGGTGACGTGCTGGGCAAATATCATCCGCACGGTGACAGTGCCTGTTATGAAGCCATGGTGTTGATGGCACAGCCGTTCTCATATCGCTATCCGCTGGTAGATAGTCAAGGAAACTGGGGTGCACCGGATGATCCCAAGTCCTTTGCCGCCATGCGTTATACCGAATCGCGGCTGTCCAAATATGCAGAAGTCCTGTTAGCTGAACTGGGCCAAGGCACTGTCGACTGGGTGCCAAATTTTGACGGCACCCTCCAGGAGCCGAAGATATTGTCGGCGCGTCTGCCAAACATTTTACTCAACGGCACCACGGGTATCGCCGTCGGCATGGCAACCGATATCCCACCACACAATGTGCATGAAGTAGCCACCGCCGCAGTGGCACTGATCGACAAGCCGGGCGCTTTTCTCGATGATCTGCTCGTATTCGTTCAAGGGCCGGATTTTCCCACTGAAGCCGAGATCATCACCCCGCGTGATGAAATTCGCAAAATTTACCAGAATGGTCGCGGTTCGGTGCGCATGCGAGCCGTGTGGAACAAGGAAGACAACAATGCAGTGATCACTGCACTGCCACACCAGGTTTCCGGTGCCAAAGTGCTGGAACAGATCGCCAATCAGATGCGTGCCAAAAAGCTGCCGATGGTCGAAGATCTGCGTGATGAGTCCGATCACCAGAACCCGACGCGTCTGGTTGTTGTGCCGCGCTCCAACCGCATCTATCTGGATCAAGTGATGAACCACCTGTTCGCTACCACCGATCTGGAACGCAGCTATCGCGTCAACATGAATATGATCGGTTTAGATAATCGCCCACAGGTAAAAGGGTTGGTGGAAATCTTAACCGAGTGGCTGACGTACCGTCGTGATACGGTACGCCGTCGGCTTAACTATCGCCTTGAGAAAGTGCTGAAACGCCTGCACATTCTTGAAGGTTTGCTGGTGGCGTTCCTCAACATCGATCAGGTGATCCACATCATCCGCAGCGAAGACGAACCTAAACCGGTGCTGATGCAGAGTTTCGGTATCTCCGACACCCAGGCGGAAGCGATCCTAGAGCTGAAGCTGCGCCATTTGGCCAAGTTGGAAGAGTTCAAGATTCGCGGTGAGCAGGATGCGTTGGCCAAAGAACGCGGTCAACTGCAAGCACTGTTGGCCTCTGAGCGCAAACTGAACACCCTGCTCAAGAAAGAGATCCAGGCTGATGCGCAGGCTTATGGCGACGACCGCCGTTCCCCCATTATCGAGCGCGCAGAAGCCAAGGCGATGAACGAGCACGATTTCGTGCCGTCCGAACCAGTGACTATTGTGTTATCCGAGATGGGCTGGGTACGTAGTGCCAAGGGGCACGATATCGAACCAGGCGGATTAAGCTATAAGGCTGGTGACAGCTTCCGTAGCGCGGCGCGCGGCAAGAGCAACCAGCCGGTGGTGCTTATCGACTCTACTGGGCGCAGCTATGCGCTCGATCCACTGACGCTGCCTTCGGCACGCGGCCAAGGCGAGCCACTAACCGGCAAGCTGACGCTACCACCGGGCGCTACCATCGAACAGGTACTGATGGCACCAGACGATCAGAAACTACTGATGGCATCCGATGCTGGCTACGGTTTCATTTGCACCTTCAATGATTTGGTGGCGTGCCACCGCGCTGGCAAGGTGATGATTACCTTGCCGGATGACGCCAAAGTATTACCGCCAATAGAGATCCACGGCGAAAACAACATGCTGCTATCGATCACCGCCGCTGGGCGCATTCTGATGTTCCCGGTCACCGACCTGTCACAACTATCGAAGGGCAAGGGCAAAAAGATTGTCTCCATTCCGGCGACGCAGGCGGCAACCGGTGAAGATAAACTGGCTTGGCTGTTGGTGCTACCGCCACAAACTTCCATAACCCTGCATGTAGGAAAACGTAAGCTGACGCTGAGCCCAGAAGATCTGCAAAAATTCCGTGCCGAGCGTGGCCGCAAAGGCACCCAACTGCCACGCGGCTTGCGGCGCATCGACTGCATAGATGTGAATGCGCCACAGCGTGCTGCGATAGTAGGTGACCAAGAATAA
- the murA gene encoding UDP-N-acetylglucosamine 1-carboxyvinyltransferase — protein sequence MDKFRVQGRTRLSGEVSISGAKNAALPILFATLLAEEPVELQNLPKLKDIDTTIKLLSQLGTKIESNGSVYVDASGVNEFCAPYDLVKTMRASIWALGPLVARFGRGQVSLPGGCAIGARPVDLHITGLEQLGAEIKLEEGYVTASVAGRLKGAHIVMDKVSVGATVTIMSAATLATGTTIIENAAREPEIVDTANFLNTLGAKISGAGSDKITIEGVDRLGGGVYRVLPDRIETGTFLIAAAVSSGKVLCRDTRPDTLDAVLAKMREAGADIEVGEDWISLDMHGKRPKAVTVRTAPHPGFPTDMQAQFSLLNLVAEGTGVITETIFENRFMHVPELIRMGAQAEVESNTVICHGVAQLSGAQVMATDLRASASLVVAGCIADGITIVDRIYHIDRGYECIEDKLRALGAKIERVKDE from the coding sequence ATGGATAAATTTCGTGTGCAGGGGCGGACTCGCCTGAGCGGTGAAGTGTCTATTTCCGGGGCTAAAAATGCTGCCCTGCCAATATTGTTCGCCACCCTGTTGGCAGAAGAGCCAGTCGAGCTACAAAATCTCCCCAAATTGAAGGATATCGATACCACCATTAAGCTACTCAGCCAGTTGGGCACCAAGATTGAAAGTAACGGTTCGGTGTATGTTGACGCCAGCGGTGTGAATGAGTTCTGCGCGCCTTACGATCTAGTGAAAACCATGCGCGCGTCCATTTGGGCGCTGGGGCCGCTGGTGGCGCGTTTCGGTCGTGGCCAGGTTTCCCTGCCGGGCGGCTGTGCTATCGGTGCACGTCCGGTTGATTTGCACATCACGGGTCTTGAACAACTGGGTGCTGAGATAAAACTTGAAGAAGGTTACGTCACAGCTTCTGTGGCAGGCCGCCTGAAAGGCGCACACATCGTGATGGACAAGGTGAGTGTTGGTGCGACCGTGACCATCATGAGTGCTGCTACCTTAGCGACCGGCACTACCATTATTGAGAACGCAGCGCGCGAGCCGGAAATTGTCGATACCGCCAACTTCCTTAATACGTTGGGGGCGAAAATCAGCGGCGCTGGCAGCGATAAAATCACCATCGAAGGCGTGGATCGTCTGGGTGGCGGTGTGTACCGCGTGCTACCTGACCGTATCGAAACCGGTACCTTCCTTATCGCTGCTGCAGTTTCTAGTGGCAAAGTACTGTGCCGCGATACCCGCCCGGACACACTGGATGCTGTGCTGGCCAAGATGCGCGAAGCAGGTGCGGATATCGAAGTAGGTGAGGACTGGATCAGTTTGGACATGCACGGCAAGCGCCCGAAAGCAGTCACCGTGCGTACTGCGCCGCATCCGGGCTTCCCGACCGATATGCAAGCTCAGTTCAGTCTATTGAACCTGGTGGCAGAGGGCACTGGTGTGATCACCGAGACCATTTTCGAAAACCGCTTCATGCACGTGCCGGAACTGATCCGTATGGGCGCACAGGCGGAAGTGGAGAGCAACACCGTGATTTGTCATGGTGTTGCGCAGCTTTCCGGCGCTCAGGTGATGGCGACCGATCTGCGCGCTTCTGCCAGCCTGGTAGTGGCGGGCTGTATCGCCGACGGTATAACCATCGTCGATCGTATCTATCATATTGATCGCGGTTATGAGTGTATTGAAGACAAACTGCGCGCACTGGGGGCGAAAATTGAGCGTGTGAAAGATGAATAA
- the ibaG gene encoding BolA family iron metabolism protein IbaG, with product MENKEIKDVLMQALALEEAYVTGDGSHFQVIVVGELFASMSRVKKQQTVYAPLMEYIADNRIHALSIKAYTPEEWQRDRKLNGF from the coding sequence ATGGAAAATAAAGAGATAAAAGACGTGCTGATGCAGGCATTGGCACTGGAAGAAGCGTATGTCACAGGAGATGGTAGCCACTTTCAGGTGATTGTGGTTGGCGAACTTTTTGCCTCCATGAGCCGCGTCAAAAAACAACAGACGGTTTATGCACCGCTGATGGAATACATCGCGGACAACCGCATTCACGCTTTGTCGATCAAAGCATATACCCCTGAAGAGTGGCAGCGAGACCGCAAACTCAACGGATTTTAA
- the mlaB gene encoding lipid asymmetry maintenance protein MlaB — MSAALSYESQLQTLILRGVLDRETLLPLWQQQGALLADKTEIDVAQLQRVDSAGLALLVHLRAHQHQRGVELKISGATDRLRTLVALYNLQTIMPVDAG, encoded by the coding sequence ATGTCGGCGGCTCTCAGCTATGAATCTCAGCTCCAGACGTTGATCTTACGCGGGGTGTTGGATCGGGAAACGCTGTTGCCACTGTGGCAACAACAGGGCGCATTATTGGCGGATAAAACCGAGATTGATGTGGCACAATTGCAGCGCGTGGACTCTGCTGGGTTGGCGTTGCTGGTGCATCTACGTGCGCATCAACATCAGCGCGGCGTGGAGCTAAAAATTTCCGGCGCGACCGATCGGCTGAGAACGTTGGTGGCACTGTACAACCTGCAAACAATAATGCCTGTCGATGCCGGTTAG
- the mlaC gene encoding phospholipid-binding protein MlaC: MFKRLLMVALLAIAPLAMAADKTNPYSMMQDAAQKTFSRLKTEQPKIQQDPNYLHTIVHQELMPFVQVKYAGALVLGRYYKDATPAQREVYFTAFQSYLEQAYGQALAMYHGQSYHIAPERPVDDANIVAIRVTIIDNDGRPPIRLDFQWRKNTKTGYWQAYDMIAEGVSMITTKQNEWAATLRTQGIDGLTKQLQVAAAQPITLDRKN; the protein is encoded by the coding sequence ATGTTTAAACGTTTATTGATGGTCGCCCTGCTTGCGATTGCGCCCTTGGCGATGGCGGCCGATAAGACCAACCCGTATAGTATGATGCAAGACGCGGCGCAGAAGACCTTTAGCCGCCTGAAAACCGAGCAGCCGAAAATTCAGCAGGATCCCAACTACCTGCACACCATTGTGCATCAGGAGTTGATGCCGTTCGTACAGGTCAAATACGCTGGCGCGCTGGTGCTGGGCCGCTATTACAAAGATGCGACGCCAGCACAACGTGAAGTTTATTTTACCGCCTTCCAGTCCTACCTGGAGCAGGCCTATGGCCAGGCGCTGGCGATGTACCACGGCCAAAGTTACCATATTGCTCCTGAGCGACCAGTGGACGATGCTAATATCGTGGCAATCCGTGTGACTATCATTGACAACGACGGTCGCCCGCCGATACGTCTGGATTTCCAGTGGCGCAAGAATACCAAAACCGGTTATTGGCAGGCGTATGATATGATCGCTGAGGGCGTCAGCATGATCACCACTAAGCAGAACGAGTGGGCTGCCACGCTTCGAACTCAGGGTATCGACGGTCTGACCAAGCAGTTGCAGGTTGCTGCAGCGCAGCCGATTACCTTGGATCGAAAAAACTGA
- the mlaD gene encoding outer membrane lipid asymmetry maintenance protein MlaD: protein MQTKKSEIWIGAFMLIALCAMVFICLEVANIKSIGSEPTYRIYAAFDNIGGLKMRSPVKVGGVVIGRVANIELDTKTYTPRVVLDIQEKYHKIPNTSSLAIRTAGLLGEQYLALNVGFEDPDMGTAILKDGDTIQDTKSAIILEDLVGQFLYKSDSAKPGDVAADTVASQSTVPSH, encoded by the coding sequence ATGCAAACGAAGAAAAGTGAAATCTGGATTGGGGCATTTATGCTGATTGCGCTGTGCGCCATGGTGTTTATCTGCCTAGAGGTAGCGAATATTAAATCGATCGGCAGTGAGCCAACTTACCGCATCTATGCTGCTTTTGATAACATCGGCGGGCTGAAAATGCGTTCGCCGGTGAAAGTCGGTGGCGTGGTGATTGGTCGCGTGGCCAATATTGAGCTTGATACGAAAACTTATACGCCGCGCGTGGTGCTGGATATCCAGGAAAAGTACCACAAGATCCCGAACACCAGCTCCCTGGCGATCCGTACCGCCGGTCTGTTGGGGGAGCAGTATCTGGCGCTGAACGTCGGTTTTGAAGATCCAGATATGGGCACCGCTATTCTGAAAGACGGCGACACCATTCAGGACACCAAGTCAGCCATAATTCTAGAAGATCTGGTAGGCCAGTTCCTGTATAAAAGCGACAGCGCTAAACCGGGAGATGTGGCTGCCGACACAGTAGCATCGCAATCCACTGTACCGAGTCATTAA
- the mlaE gene encoding lipid asymmetry maintenance ABC transporter permease subunit MlaE — MLLQALASLGRRCIDTSASFGSAGLMLFNALVGEPEPRKQWPLLLKQMYSIGVQSLLIIMVSGLFIGMVLGLQGYIVLTTYSAEASLGMMVALSLMRELGPVVTALLFAGRAGSALTAEIGLMKATEQISSLEMMAVDPLRRIVAPRFWAGLISLPLLTIIFVALGILGGAIVGVDWKGIDSGFFWSEMQGAVEWKRDLLNCLLKSVVFAIIVIWIAIFNGYDAVPTSTGISQATTRTVVHSSLAVLGLDFVLTALMFGN; from the coding sequence ATGTTATTACAGGCGTTAGCGTCGTTAGGACGCCGATGCATTGACACTAGCGCCAGCTTTGGCAGCGCCGGGCTGATGTTGTTCAACGCGCTGGTCGGGGAGCCAGAACCGCGCAAGCAGTGGCCGCTGTTGTTGAAGCAAATGTACAGTATTGGCGTGCAGTCATTGCTGATCATCATGGTTTCTGGCCTGTTTATCGGCATGGTGTTAGGGCTGCAAGGGTATATCGTGCTCACCACTTACAGTGCCGAGGCCAGTCTGGGTATGATGGTGGCGTTATCGCTTATGCGAGAGTTGGGGCCAGTGGTGACCGCGTTGCTATTCGCTGGCCGCGCCGGTTCTGCGCTTACCGCAGAAATCGGCCTGATGAAGGCGACCGAGCAAATCTCCAGCTTGGAAATGATGGCCGTCGATCCGTTGCGGCGCATCGTGGCACCGCGTTTTTGGGCCGGTTTGATCAGTTTGCCACTGTTGACGATTATCTTCGTTGCACTCGGCATCTTGGGCGGTGCTATCGTCGGTGTGGATTGGAAGGGCATCGACAGCGGTTTCTTCTGGTCGGAGATGCAAGGTGCCGTGGAATGGAAAAGAGATCTGCTCAACTGCCTACTCAAAAGCGTAGTATTCGCCATTATTGTCATATGGATTGCTATCTTCAACGGGTATGACGCTGTACCGACCTCTACGGGGATTAGCCAGGCAACGACCCGTACCGTGGTACATTCGTCACTGGCGGTATTGGGATTGGATTTTGTGCTAACAGCACTGATGTTTGGGAATTGA
- the mlaF gene encoding phospholipid ABC transporter ATP-binding protein MlaF gives MHHQVKNLVDVRDMSFSRGNRLIFEDINLTVPRGKVTAIMGPSGIGKTTLLRLIGGQLTPDSGEIWFDDVNIPALSRHPLYDARKKMSMLFQSGALFTDLTVFENVAFPLREHSKLPEPLLRSTVLMKLEAVGLRDAAALMPNELSGGMARRAALARAIALDPQLIMFDEPFVGQDPITMGVLVKLIDELNHALGITCIVVSHDVPEVLSIADYAYFVADHRVIAEGTAQQLQDNPDARVRQFLDGIADGPVPFRYPAGDYQTELLGLGSE, from the coding sequence ATGCACCACCAAGTAAAGAATTTGGTCGACGTGCGCGACATGAGCTTCTCACGCGGCAATCGACTAATATTCGAAGACATTAACCTGACGGTTCCCCGTGGTAAGGTAACGGCGATCATGGGGCCGTCCGGCATCGGTAAAACGACGCTGCTGCGCCTAATCGGTGGTCAACTGACGCCGGATAGTGGGGAAATCTGGTTTGATGATGTCAATATTCCCGCATTGTCCCGCCACCCATTGTACGACGCGCGCAAGAAAATGAGCATGCTGTTTCAGTCGGGCGCGCTGTTCACCGATCTGACGGTATTTGAAAACGTCGCTTTCCCGTTGCGCGAGCACAGCAAGCTGCCAGAGCCTCTCCTGCGTAGCACGGTACTGATGAAGTTGGAGGCAGTGGGGTTGCGCGATGCGGCTGCACTGATGCCTAATGAATTATCCGGTGGTATGGCGCGGCGCGCGGCGCTGGCACGGGCGATTGCGTTGGATCCGCAGTTGATCATGTTCGACGAACCTTTCGTCGGCCAAGATCCGATCACCATGGGCGTGCTGGTTAAACTGATCGACGAACTGAATCATGCGCTGGGCATCACCTGTATTGTGGTGTCGCATGACGTGCCGGAGGTGTTGAGCATCGCCGATTATGCTTATTTCGTGGCCGATCATCGGGTGATCGCTGAAGGCACGGCGCAGCAATTACAGGACAATCCTGATGCGCGTGTGCGCCAGTTCTTGGATGGAATTGCCGATGGGCCAGTGCCGTTCCGTTATCCGGCCGGTGACTATCAGACCGAACTATTAGGCTTAGGGAGTGAATAA
- the kdsD gene encoding arabinose-5-phosphate isomerase KdsD, translating into MSSFQLQPGFDFQQAGKEVLQIECQGLAQLDRYIDADFTRACETITACCGKVVVMGIGKSGHIGCKIAATFASTGTSSFFVHPAEASHGDLGMVTAQDIVLAISNSGESNEILALIPVLKRQQIPLICMTNNAESTMGKAADIHLCIKVPQEACPMGLAPTTSTTATLVMGDALAVALLKVRGFTPQDFALSHPGGALGRRLLLRVNDIMHSGDKIPHVSTEASLRDALLEITRKNLGMTVICNDTMNIAGIFTDGDLRRIFDIGINLNDAKIIDIMTPGGVRVHPSMLAVDALNLMQQRHITALLVADGDQLLGVVHMHDMLRVGVV; encoded by the coding sequence ATGTCGAGTTTTCAATTGCAACCGGGCTTCGATTTTCAACAGGCCGGGAAAGAAGTGCTCCAGATAGAGTGTCAAGGGTTAGCTCAGCTCGATCGCTATATTGATGCGGACTTCACCCGCGCCTGCGAAACTATCACCGCCTGCTGTGGCAAAGTGGTGGTGATGGGCATAGGCAAGTCCGGGCACATCGGTTGCAAGATCGCCGCCACTTTCGCCAGCACTGGCACCTCCTCATTCTTCGTCCACCCGGCTGAAGCCAGCCATGGCGATCTCGGCATGGTCACCGCGCAAGACATCGTGCTCGCCATCTCCAACTCAGGCGAGTCCAATGAAATTCTGGCGCTGATCCCAGTATTAAAGCGCCAGCAAATCCCGCTTATCTGCATGACCAACAACGCGGAAAGTACGATGGGCAAGGCAGCGGATATCCACCTGTGCATCAAGGTGCCGCAGGAAGCTTGCCCAATGGGGCTAGCACCGACCACCAGTACCACCGCTACCCTGGTGATGGGCGATGCGCTGGCCGTTGCGTTGCTAAAAGTACGCGGCTTCACCCCGCAAGATTTTGCGCTGTCGCACCCAGGCGGCGCACTCGGCCGCCGACTGCTGCTGCGGGTGAACGACATCATGCACAGCGGTGATAAAATCCCACACGTCAGCACTGAGGCTTCGCTACGCGATGCGCTGCTGGAAATCACCCGCAAAAACCTGGGCATGACGGTCATTTGTAACGATACAATGAATATTGCTGGCATCTTTACCGATGGTGACCTGCGCCGGATATTTGATATCGGCATCAATCTCAACGATGCCAAGATCATCGACATCATGACACCGGGCGGCGTGCGAGTGCACCCAAGTATGCTAGCGGTCGACGCGCTGAACCTGATGCAACAACGCCACATTACTGCGCTGCTGGTTGCCGATGGCGACCAGTTGCTGGGTGTGGTACATATGCATGACATGCTGCGCGTCGGCGTTGTTTAA
- the kdsC gene encoding 3-deoxy-manno-octulosonate-8-phosphatase KdsC: MRMVDTCYGPVEQDVIARANNIRLLICDVDGVLSDGLIFMGNNGEELKAFNVRDGYGIRCLKTSDIEVAIITGRSAKLLEDRAKTLCISHLYQGQSDKCLAFHDLLEKLSLTAAQVAYIGDDLIDWPVMVQVGLAVAVADAHPLLTPKAHYVTRIVGGHGAVRELCDIILLAQNKLEGDKGLSI; this comes from the coding sequence ATGCGTATGGTAGACACCTGCTACGGGCCAGTAGAGCAAGACGTGATAGCGCGTGCCAACAATATCCGCCTGCTGATTTGTGATGTTGATGGCGTGCTGTCCGATGGCCTGATTTTTATGGGCAACAATGGTGAAGAGTTAAAAGCGTTTAACGTGCGCGACGGCTACGGCATCCGCTGCCTGAAAACCTCAGACATTGAGGTGGCGATCATCACTGGCCGCTCCGCCAAACTGCTGGAAGACCGGGCGAAAACGCTCTGTATCAGCCACCTGTATCAGGGGCAATCCGATAAGTGCTTAGCTTTCCACGACCTGTTGGAAAAGCTCTCGCTAACGGCGGCTCAGGTAGCCTATATCGGCGATGATCTGATCGACTGGCCAGTAATGGTGCAGGTGGGTTTAGCGGTCGCCGTGGCGGACGCGCACCCCTTGCTGACACCAAAAGCTCACTATGTGACCCGCATTGTCGGTGGTCACGGTGCGGTGCGCGAACTGTGTGACATAATTCTTTTGGCTCAAAATAAGCTGGAGGGGGACAAAGGGCTATCGATATGA